From a single Tursiops truncatus isolate mTurTru1 chromosome 20, mTurTru1.mat.Y, whole genome shotgun sequence genomic region:
- the LOC117309564 gene encoding somatotropin: MEKIGGGRGRERRGQGIKTAHKGPIPGPQDPAPQTAQGPVDSSPAVMAAGPRTSMLLAFALLCLPWTQEVGAFPAMPLSSLFANAVLRAQHLHQLAADTYKEFERAYIPEGQRYSIQNTQAAFCFSETIPAPTGKDEAQQRSDVELLRFSLLLIQSWLGPVQFLSRVFTNSLVFGTSDRVYEKLKDLEEGIQALMRELEDGSPRAGQILKQTYDKFDTNMRSDDALLKNYGLLSCFKKDLHKAETYLRVMKCRRFVESSCAF; this comes from the exons ATGGAGAAAAtaggtgggggcagagggagagagagaagaggccaGGGTATAAAAACGGCCCACAAGGGACCAATTCCAggaccccaggacccagctcccCAGACAGCTCAGGGTCCTGTGGACAGCTCACCAGCTGTAATGGCTGCAG GCCCTCGGACCTCCATGCTCCTGGCTTTCGCCCTGCTCTGCCTGCCCTGGACTCAGGAGGTGGGCGCCTTCCCAGCCATGCCCTTGTCCAGCCTGTTTGCCAACGCTGTGCTCCGGGCCCAGCACCTGCACCAACTGGCGGCTGACACCTACAAAGAGTTT GAGCGCGCCTACATCCCGGAGGGACAGAGATACTCCATCCAGAACACCCAGGCTGCCTTCTGCTTCTCGGAGACCATCCCGGCCCCCACAGGCAAGGACGAGGCCCAGCAGAGATCG GACGTGGAGCTGCTCCGCTTCTCGCTGCTGCTCATCCAGTCGTGGCTCGGGCCCGTGCAGTTCCTCAGCAGGGTCTTCACCAACAGCCTGGTGTTTGGCACCTCGGACCGCGTCTATGAGAAGCTGAAGGACCTGGAGGAGGGCATCCAGGCCCTGATGCGG GAGCTGGAAGATGGCAGCCCCCGGGCTGGGCAGATCCTCAAGCAGACCTACGACAAATTTGACACAAACATGCGCAGTGATGACGCGCTGCTCAAGAATTACGGGCTGCTCTCCTGCTTCAAGAAGGACCTGCACAAGGCTGAGACGTACCTGCGGGTCATGAAGTGTCGCCGCTTCGTGGAGAGCAGCTGTGCCTTCTAG
- the CD79B gene encoding B-cell antigen receptor complex-associated protein beta chain isoform X2 — protein MAGPALCPGLSSWLVPLLLLLSGETVLEAKTEALYRNPKGGSCSQIWQHPRFVAKKRGSMVEIKCHLEDSGSVSWLRKQEADSEAKLLLPEKGRILQTHNSSEATLVIQDVQFPDNGIYFCEVECSQRPPRTERGCGTELRVMGFSTLAQLKRRNTLKDGIIMIQTLLIILFIIVPIFLLLDKDDSKAGMEEDHTYEGLDIDQTATYEDIVTLRTGEVKWSVGEHPGQE, from the exons ATGGCGGGGCCGGCGCTGTGTCCCGGGCTCAGCAGCTGGTTGGTGCCTCTGCTGCTGCTCCTTTCAG GTGAGACGGTGCTGGAGGCCAAAACAGAGGCGCTCTACCGGAATCCCAAAG GAGGCTCGTGTTCCCAGATCTGGCAGCACCCACGTTTCGTGGCCAAGAAACGGGGCTCCATGGTGGAAATCAAGTGCCACCTGGAGGACTCCGGCAGCGTGAGCTGGCTCCGGAAGCAGGAGGCGGACTCAGAGGCCAAGCTACTCCTCCCCGAAAAGGGCCGCATCCTCCAGACCCACAACAGCAGCGAGGCCACGCTCGTCATCCAGGACGTCCAGTTCCCGGACAACGGCATCTACTTCTGCGAGGTGGAGTGCTCGCAGAGGCCCCCGAGGACAGAGCGCGGCTGTGGCACCGAGCTTCGGGTCATGG GGTTCAGCACCTTGGCGCAGCTGAAGCGGCGGAACACGCTGAAAGATGGCATCATCATGATCCAGACCCTGCTCATCATCCTCTTCATCATCGTGCCCATCTTCCTGCTGCTGGACAAG GATGACAGCAAGGCCGGGATGGAGGAAGATCACACCTATGAG GGCCTGGACATTGACCAGACAGCCACTTACGAGGATATAGTGACGCTGCGGACAGGAGAGGTGAAGTGGTCGGTGGGTGAACACCCAGGCCAGGAGTGA
- the CD79B gene encoding B-cell antigen receptor complex-associated protein beta chain isoform X1 — MAGPALCPGLSSWLVPLLLLLSAGETVLEAKTEALYRNPKGGSCSQIWQHPRFVAKKRGSMVEIKCHLEDSGSVSWLRKQEADSEAKLLLPEKGRILQTHNSSEATLVIQDVQFPDNGIYFCEVECSQRPPRTERGCGTELRVMGFSTLAQLKRRNTLKDGIIMIQTLLIILFIIVPIFLLLDKDDSKAGMEEDHTYEGLDIDQTATYEDIVTLRTGEVKWSVGEHPGQE; from the exons ATGGCGGGGCCGGCGCTGTGTCCCGGGCTCAGCAGCTGGTTGGTGCCTCTGCTGCTGCTCCTTTCAG CAGGTGAGACGGTGCTGGAGGCCAAAACAGAGGCGCTCTACCGGAATCCCAAAG GAGGCTCGTGTTCCCAGATCTGGCAGCACCCACGTTTCGTGGCCAAGAAACGGGGCTCCATGGTGGAAATCAAGTGCCACCTGGAGGACTCCGGCAGCGTGAGCTGGCTCCGGAAGCAGGAGGCGGACTCAGAGGCCAAGCTACTCCTCCCCGAAAAGGGCCGCATCCTCCAGACCCACAACAGCAGCGAGGCCACGCTCGTCATCCAGGACGTCCAGTTCCCGGACAACGGCATCTACTTCTGCGAGGTGGAGTGCTCGCAGAGGCCCCCGAGGACAGAGCGCGGCTGTGGCACCGAGCTTCGGGTCATGG GGTTCAGCACCTTGGCGCAGCTGAAGCGGCGGAACACGCTGAAAGATGGCATCATCATGATCCAGACCCTGCTCATCATCCTCTTCATCATCGTGCCCATCTTCCTGCTGCTGGACAAG GATGACAGCAAGGCCGGGATGGAGGAAGATCACACCTATGAG GGCCTGGACATTGACCAGACAGCCACTTACGAGGATATAGTGACGCTGCGGACAGGAGAGGTGAAGTGGTCGGTGGGTGAACACCCAGGCCAGGAGTGA
- the LOC101325500 gene encoding LOW QUALITY PROTEIN: intercellular adhesion molecule 1 (The sequence of the model RefSeq protein was modified relative to this genomic sequence to represent the inferred CDS: inserted 1 base in 1 codon) codes for MEMLLFGVWALLALIPCPGAAEDLFGVSVWPHQARVKYGQSLMVNCSTTCPDLGPSGIETLLKKTQVGKGPQWKEFLLEDVTQNSILQCFFSCAGIQKDISLGVTVYQPPAQVIMELQPEWVAVDDAFTVTCHVPSVTPLENLTLTLLQDNQELHRKNFRSLAVASQRAEVTISVKAQREDDRCNFSCHAELDLSSHGGGLFCSSSALKVLRIFEFSQSPQIWVSSLLEAGMAETMSCEVARVFPAEEVMIRMFLGDQELRPFLSWEGDTVWANASVRAMETGDQELSCLVSLGPMEHKTREPTRESIVSFPLPILEIEELHPLAGTEINVTCSGHVLTSPSPTCRLQGAPDLPAPGEPAWLLFTAREEDDGRNFSCEASLEVQGQRLSKTTVIQLHVLYKPRLEESGCPGNQTWLEGMEQMLACVPKGNPTPILSCTWNGTIFDLEVPQKATQGHSRTYCCTATNXLGSVSKDIAVIVQGLDEGVSSTIFVIIIVILGVGVIIIALYLNYRPCKIERRNLPYRQKEKNKEEESQFAVQQAEKHIAQNC; via the exons ATGGAAATGCTACTGTTTGGTGTCTGGGCCCTGCTGGCCCTGATTCCTTGCCCAG GGGCTGCAGAAGACCTATTTGGGGTTTCTGTTTGGCCACATCAGGCCCGTGTAAAGTATGGGCAGTCCCTAATGGTCAACTGCAGCACCACCTGTCCAGACCTGGGACCCAGTGGAATTGAGACTTTATTAAAGAAAACCCAGGTGGGCAAAGGGCCTCAGTGGAAGGAGTTTCTCCTGGAAGACGTCACACAGAATTCCATCCTGCAGTGCTTCTTCTCTTGTGCAGGGATCCAAAAGGACATAAGCCTTGGCGTCACTGTGTACC AGCCACCAGCGCAAGTGATCATGGAGCTGCAGCCTGAATGGGTGGCTGTGGATGACGCCTTTACAGTGACATGCCACGTGCCCAGTGTCACACCCCTGGAAAACCTCACCCTTACCCTTCTCCAGGATAACCAAGAACTACATAGAAAGAATTTTAGGAGCTTGGCTGTGGCCTCCCAAAGAGCTGAGGTCACCATCAGTGTCAAAGCCCAAAGGGAGGATGACAGGTGCAATTTCTCCTGCCATGCAGAACTGGACCTGAGTTCACATGGTGGAGGGCTCTTTTGCAGCAGCTCAGCCCTCAAGGTGCTCCGAATCTTTG AATTCTCTCAGAGCCCCCAAATCTGGGTCTCTTCACTTCTGGAAGCTGGGATGGCAGAGACCATGAGCTGTGAGGTGGCTAGGGTGTTCCCAGCTGAAGAGGTAATGATCCGCATGTTCCTGGGAGACCAGGAGCTTAGGCCCTTCCTCtcctgggagggagacacagtATGGGCCAATGCCAGTGTTCGGGCCATGGAGACTGGTGATCAGGAGCTGTCTTGCCTTGTATCTCTGGGTCCGATGGAACACAAAACAAGAGAGCCAACAAGAGAGTCTATAGTAA gCTTCCCTCTGCCAATCCTGGAGATAGAAGAATTACACCCATTGGCAGGGACAGAAATTAACGTGACCTGCTCAGGGCATGTATTAACATCACCCAGCCCTACTTGTCGGCTTCAGGGAGCCCCAGATCTCCCTGCCCCTGGGGAGCCTGCCTGGCTTTTATTTACCGCCAGGGAGGAAGATGATGGCCGAAATTTCTCCTGTGAGGCCTCTTTGGAGGTTCAGGGTCAGCGGTTGAGCAAAACCACTGTGATCCAACTCCATGTCTTAT ACAAGCCACGATTAGAGGAATCTGGTTGCCCTGGCAATCAGACCTGGTTGGAAGGGATGGAGCAGATGCTTGCCTGTGTCCCAAAGGGAAACCCGACACCAATCTTGTCGTGTACCTGGAATGGAACGATCTTTGACCTTGAAGTGCCACAGAAGGCAACCCAGGGCCACTCTAGAACCTACTGCTGCACAGCCACTA CGCTGGGCTCTGTCAGCAAAGACATTGCTGTCATTGTTCAAG GACTGGATGAAGGAGTCAGTTCCACCATCTTCGTCATTATTATTGTCATCCTTGGAGTGGGCGTAATCATCATAGCACTGTATTTGAACTATCGGCCCTGCAAGATAGAGAGGAGGAACTTGCCCTATAggcagaaggagaagaacaaagaggaGGAAAGCCAGTTTGCTGTTCAACAAGCAGAAAAGCACATCGCACAGAACTGTTAG